A window of the Fuscovulum sp. genome harbors these coding sequences:
- the upp gene encoding uracil phosphoribosyltransferase: protein MLDHLTIVSHPLVQHKLTLMREKDTSTASFRQLLREISLLLAYEVTRELPMTTKRIETPLCEMDAPAIEGKKLALVSILRAGNGLLDGILELVPAARVGFVGLYRDPETLQPVQYYCKLPEQLEDRVTIVVDPMLATGNSSAAAVDLIKAKGAKNIRFLCLLAAPEGVARMKEAHPDVPIVTASLDSHLNDHGYIVPGLGDAGDRMFGTK, encoded by the coding sequence ATGCTGGACCATCTGACCATCGTTTCCCACCCGCTGGTGCAGCACAAGCTGACCCTGATGCGCGAGAAGGACACCTCGACCGCGTCTTTCCGGCAATTGCTGCGTGAGATCAGCCTTTTGCTGGCCTATGAGGTGACGCGCGAATTGCCGATGACGACAAAGCGGATCGAGACGCCGCTGTGCGAGATGGATGCCCCGGCGATCGAGGGCAAGAAGCTGGCGCTGGTGTCGATCCTGCGGGCGGGTAACGGGCTTTTGGACGGGATTCTGGAACTGGTGCCTGCGGCGCGGGTTGGGTTCGTGGGGCTGTACCGCGACCCCGAAACGCTGCAACCGGTGCAGTATTACTGCAAGCTGCCGGAACAGTTAGAGGATCGGGTGACCATCGTGGTTGATCCGATGCTAGCCACCGGCAATTCCAGCGCTGCGGCGGTGGACCTGATCAAGGCCAAGGGGGCGAAGAACATCCGCTTCCTGTGCCTGCTGGCCGCCCCTGAAGGTGTGGCCCGGATGAAGGAAGCGCATCCTGATGTGCCGATCGTCACGGCATCGCTGGACAGCCATCTAAATGACCACGGTTACATCGTGCCGGGGCTAGGCGATGCGGGTGACCGCATGTTTGGTACTAAATAA
- a CDS encoding thymidine phosphorylase: protein MDARAIIAKLRDGGKPSADELGWFAKGLASGVVTDAQAGAFAMAVLLNGLGEAGRVALTRGMRDSGKVLDWDLNGPVIDKHSTGGIGDCVSLLLAPALAACGAYVPMISGRGLGHTGGTLDKLESIPGFRTGLSEEQLRRQIGEVRCAIVAASTEIAPADRRLYAIRDVTSTVESIDLITASILSKKLSAGLEALVLDVKCGSGAFMDTFEKAEALAKALVSTAQGAGCMTSALITDMSQPLATAAGNALEVIEVMETLTGTSINAALWDLTAALGGEALALGGLAADAEDGEGRIIEALENGQAAEWFGRMVAAQGGPADFVERWPDRLPSAPVVMDIPCESDGFIGAIDGRALGEAVVHLGGGRLREGDRINPSVGLSDLAGLGEGVSRGVPLGMVHAADEASAEAAVRAVQAAYRVASSAPEEPPLILKRVG from the coding sequence ATGGATGCCCGCGCGATCATCGCCAAGCTGCGCGACGGGGGGAAACCTTCGGCCGATGAATTGGGCTGGTTTGCCAAGGGGTTGGCCAGTGGCGTGGTGACGGATGCGCAGGCCGGGGCCTTTGCCATGGCGGTGCTGCTGAACGGGCTGGGCGAGGCGGGGCGCGTGGCGCTGACGCGGGGGATGCGCGATTCCGGCAAGGTGCTGGACTGGGATTTGAACGGCCCGGTGATCGACAAGCATTCCACGGGCGGGATCGGGGATTGCGTGTCGCTGCTGCTCGCCCCGGCGCTGGCGGCCTGCGGGGCCTATGTGCCGATGATTTCGGGGCGGGGATTGGGCCATACCGGCGGCACGCTGGACAAGCTGGAATCCATCCCGGGTTTCCGCACGGGGTTGAGCGAGGAACAGCTGCGCCGCCAGATCGGCGAGGTGCGCTGTGCCATCGTGGCGGCAAGCACGGAAATCGCGCCTGCGGACCGGCGGCTTTATGCGATCCGCGATGTGACCTCGACGGTGGAGAGCATTGACCTGATCACCGCATCCATCTTGTCGAAAAAGCTGTCGGCGGGGTTGGAGGCGCTGGTTCTGGATGTGAAATGCGGATCGGGCGCGTTCATGGACACGTTCGAAAAGGCCGAGGCCCTTGCGAAGGCGCTGGTCAGCACGGCGCAGGGGGCGGGCTGCATGACATCGGCACTGATCACCGACATGAGCCAGCCTTTGGCCACGGCGGCGGGCAATGCGCTGGAAGTGATCGAGGTGATGGAGACGCTGACCGGGACATCCATCAACGCCGCCTTGTGGGATCTGACGGCGGCGCTGGGGGGCGAGGCGCTGGCGCTGGGCGGGTTGGCGGCGGATGCCGAGGATGGCGAGGGCCGCATCATCGAGGCGCTGGAGAACGGGCAGGCGGCGGAATGGTTCGGGCGCATGGTGGCCGCACAGGGCGGGCCTGCGGATTTTGTCGAACGCTGGCCGGACCGGCTGCCTTCGGCTCCGGTGGTGATGGATATTCCCTGCGAAAGCGACGGGTTCATCGGGGCGATCGACGGGCGCGCGCTGGGCGAGGCGGTGGTGCATCTGGGCGGGGGCCGTTTGCGCGAGGGCGACAGGATCAACCCGTCGGTCGGGTTGTCCGATCTGGCGGGGCTGGGTGAAGGCGTGTCGCGCGGGGTGCCGCTGGGCATGGTGCATGCGGCGGATGAGGCATCGGCCGAGGCGGCCGTGCGGGCGGTACAGGCGGCGTACCGCGTGGCAAGTTCCGCCCCGGAGGAGCCGCCGCTGATCCTGAAGCGGGTGGGATGA
- a CDS encoding phosphopentomutase, translated as MARAFLIVMDSVGCGGAPDAAAFGDAGSNTLGHIALACAEGRADEGRAGALRLPVLDGLGLGAAIKVASGLDAPGLGASPRGRWGAATEVSKGKDTPSGHWELAGVPVPWDWAYFPDTVPAFPPDLVAEVCRLAGVEGILGNCHASGTEIIDRLGAEHLRTGWPICYTSADSVFQIAAHEEAFGLERLVNLCRDLAPRLHAAKVGRAIARPFIGSPGDFHRTGNRRDFAIAPPAPTLLDWVQGEGRVTHAVGKIGDIFSHRGITHLHKGKDDTALFDHLDRLGREAEEGSLTFANFVEFDSNFGHRRDVAGYARQLEWFDGRAGAFLAGLRAGDLVIFTADHGNDPSWRGTEHTRERVPVLCHGVGEGSLGQDGGLCAFVDVAASVAAHLGIVERGPGRSFL; from the coding sequence ATGGCGCGGGCCTTTCTGATCGTGATGGATTCCGTGGGCTGCGGTGGTGCGCCCGATGCGGCGGCCTTTGGCGATGCGGGATCGAATACGCTGGGCCATATCGCCTTGGCCTGTGCGGAAGGCCGTGCCGATGAAGGGCGCGCGGGGGCGCTGCGGCTGCCGGTGCTGGATGGGCTGGGGCTGGGCGCGGCGATCAAGGTTGCCAGTGGGCTGGATGCGCCGGGGCTTGGGGCCAGCCCGCGCGGGCGCTGGGGCGCGGCGACGGAGGTGTCGAAGGGCAAGGATACGCCATCGGGGCATTGGGAACTGGCCGGGGTGCCGGTGCCGTGGGATTGGGCCTATTTCCCCGATACGGTGCCTGCCTTTCCGCCCGATCTGGTGGCCGAGGTCTGCCGTCTGGCGGGGGTTGAGGGCATTCTGGGGAATTGCCATGCCTCGGGGACCGAGATCATCGACCGGCTGGGGGCCGAGCATCTGCGGACGGGGTGGCCCATCTGCTATACGTCGGCGGATTCCGTGTTCCAGATCGCCGCGCATGAAGAGGCGTTCGGGCTGGAGCGGTTGGTGAACCTGTGCCGCGATCTGGCGCCGCGCCTGCATGCAGCGAAGGTGGGGCGGGCGATTGCGCGGCCTTTCATCGGAAGCCCCGGCGATTTTCACCGCACCGGCAACCGACGTGATTTCGCGATAGCGCCCCCTGCGCCCACCCTGCTCGATTGGGTGCAGGGCGAGGGCCGGGTGACCCATGCGGTTGGCAAGATCGGCGACATCTTCAGCCATCGGGGGATCACCCATCTGCACAAAGGCAAGGATGATACTGCCCTTTTCGATCATCTGGACCGGCTGGGGCGCGAGGCGGAAGAGGGTTCCTTGACCTTTGCCAACTTTGTCGAGTTTGACAGCAATTTCGGCCATCGCCGCGATGTGGCGGGCTATGCGCGGCAGTTGGAATGGTTCGACGGGCGGGCGGGGGCGTTTCTGGCGGGGTTGCGGGCGGGCGATCTGGTGATCTTTACCGCCGATCACGGCAATGATCCCAGCTGGCGCGGGACGGAACACACGCGCGAGCGGGTGCCGGTTCTGTGCCATGGCGTCGGGGAAGGGTCTTTGGGTCAGGACGGGGGCCTGTGTGCTTTTGTTGATGTGGCGGCATCGGTCGCGGCGCATCTTGGGATTGTGGAGCGCGGGCCGGGGAGGAGTTTTCTGTGA
- a CDS encoding NADP-dependent malic enzyme: MEDHVKGDGRQENARQAALDYHEFPKPGKLEIRATKPLANGRDLSRAYSPGVAEACLEIKADPATASRYTSRGNLVAVVTNGTAVLGLGNIGALASKPVMEGKAVLFKKFANIDCFDIELNEPDPVKLADIVCALEPTFGAINLEDIKAPDCFIVEKLCRERMNIPVFHDDQHGTAIVVGAAATNALIVAGKKFEDIKVVSTGGGAAGIACLNMLLNLGVKRENVWLCDLAGLVYKGRADQMTAQKEEYAQGTTPATLADVIAGADLFLGLSGPGVLTADMVAKMAPRPIVFALANPTPEILPDQVRAVAPDAIIATGRSDFPNQVNNVLCFPFIFRGALDVGATEINKRMEIACIEGIAALARATTSAEAAAAYSAEKLSFGADYLIPKPFDPRLIGVVASAVAKAAMESGVATRPITDLDAYKRGLDGSVFKSALIMRPVFEASKVAARTIVFAEGEDERVLRAAHAMMEETNDIPILIGRPDVVESRCERAGLPIRPGVDVHLVNPENDPRYRDYWGTYHDLMARRGVSPDIARAVMRTNTTAIAAIMVHRGEADSMICGTFGQYHWHLNYIRQVLARDGLHPVGALSLMILEDGPLFIADTQVNPEPTPQHIMETVIGAARHVRRFGLTPKIALCTQSQFGNMDNSASLRMRAALELLDAREPDFCYEGEMNVDSALDQSLRDRLLPNSRMEGPANVLVFASTDAAAATRNILKMKANGLEVGPILMGMGNKAHIVTNSITARGLLNISALAGTPVTHYG, encoded by the coding sequence ATGGAAGATCACGTCAAAGGCGACGGGCGGCAGGAAAACGCGCGTCAGGCGGCACTGGATTACCACGAATTCCCCAAGCCCGGTAAGCTGGAGATCCGCGCCACCAAGCCGCTCGCCAATGGCCGCGACCTGTCCCGCGCCTATTCCCCCGGCGTGGCCGAAGCCTGCCTTGAGATCAAGGCCGACCCCGCCACCGCCTCGCGCTACACCTCGCGCGGGAACCTTGTGGCCGTCGTTACCAACGGCACGGCCGTGCTGGGCCTTGGCAATATCGGTGCGCTGGCATCAAAGCCGGTGATGGAGGGCAAGGCGGTTCTGTTCAAGAAATTCGCCAATATCGACTGTTTCGATATCGAGCTGAACGAACCCGACCCCGTCAAGCTGGCCGATATCGTCTGCGCGCTGGAACCCACCTTTGGCGCGATCAACCTTGAAGATATCAAGGCCCCCGACTGCTTCATCGTCGAAAAGCTCTGCCGCGAGCGGATGAATATCCCCGTTTTCCACGATGATCAGCACGGCACCGCCATCGTCGTGGGGGCCGCCGCCACCAACGCGCTGATCGTTGCAGGAAAGAAGTTCGAAGATATCAAGGTCGTCTCCACCGGTGGCGGCGCTGCGGGCATCGCCTGCCTGAACATGCTGCTGAACCTTGGCGTCAAACGCGAAAACGTCTGGCTCTGTGATCTGGCGGGTCTGGTCTACAAGGGCCGCGCCGATCAGATGACCGCCCAGAAAGAGGAATACGCCCAAGGCACCACTCCCGCCACGCTGGCGGATGTGATTGCAGGGGCCGACCTGTTCCTCGGCCTGTCCGGCCCCGGCGTGCTGACGGCGGATATGGTGGCCAAGATGGCCCCCCGCCCCATCGTCTTTGCCCTTGCCAACCCCACGCCCGAAATTCTGCCCGATCAGGTCCGCGCCGTGGCCCCGGATGCGATCATCGCCACCGGCCGGTCGGACTTTCCCAATCAGGTCAACAACGTCCTGTGTTTTCCCTTCATCTTCCGCGGCGCGCTGGATGTAGGGGCCACGGAAATCAACAAGCGGATGGAGATTGCCTGCATCGAAGGCATCGCCGCCCTTGCCCGCGCCACCACCAGCGCCGAGGCGGCGGCGGCCTATAGCGCGGAAAAGCTGTCCTTCGGGGCCGATTACCTGATCCCCAAACCCTTTGACCCCCGCCTGATCGGCGTGGTCGCCAGCGCGGTCGCCAAGGCCGCGATGGAAAGCGGCGTCGCCACCCGCCCCATCACAGACCTTGATGCCTACAAGCGCGGGCTGGACGGGTCGGTCTTCAAATCCGCCCTCATCATGCGCCCGGTGTTCGAGGCGTCAAAGGTCGCCGCCCGCACCATCGTCTTTGCCGAAGGCGAAGATGAACGCGTCCTGCGCGCGGCGCATGCGATGATGGAGGAAACCAACGACATCCCCATCCTCATCGGCCGTCCTGATGTGGTGGAATCCCGCTGCGAACGCGCAGGCCTTCCCATCCGGCCCGGCGTCGATGTCCATCTGGTGAACCCGGAAAACGACCCCCGCTACCGCGATTACTGGGGCACCTATCACGATCTGATGGCCCGTCGTGGCGTCTCGCCCGATATCGCCCGCGCCGTGATGCGCACCAACACCACCGCCATCGCCGCCATCATGGTGCATCGCGGCGAAGCCGACAGCATGATCTGCGGCACCTTTGGCCAATACCACTGGCACCTGAACTATATCCGTCAAGTGCTGGCCCGCGATGGCCTCCACCCCGTCGGCGCGCTCTCGCTGATGATCCTCGAAGACGGCCCGCTGTTCATCGCTGACACGCAGGTCAACCCCGAACCCACCCCGCAGCACATCATGGAAACCGTGATCGGCGCCGCCCGCCATGTGCGCCGCTTTGGCCTGACACCCAAGATCGCGCTCTGCACGCAAAGCCAGTTCGGCAACATGGACAATTCCGCCTCCCTGCGGATGCGCGCCGCGCTGGAACTGCTCGACGCCCGCGAACCCGACTTCTGCTATGAAGGCGAAATGAACGTGGACTCGGCGCTCGATCAATCCCTGCGCGACAGGCTGCTGCCCAACTCGCGCATGGAAGGTCCGGCCAACGTCCTGGTCTTCGCTTCCACCGATGCCGCCGCCGCCACGCGCAACATCCTCAAGATGAAGGCCAACGGTCTGGAGGTCGGGCCGATCCTGATGGGCATGGGCAACAAGGCCCATATCGTGACGAACTCCATCACCGCGCGCGGCCTTCTGAACATCTCGGCACTCGCCGGAACCCCGGTCACCCATTACGGATAA
- a CDS encoding propionyl-CoA synthetase, translated as MAYRELYAKWKADPEGYWLNAAGAIDWVERPQTALNASRAPLYEWFTDARVNTCWNAVDRHVLAGRGAQPAIIHDSPVTGTKHTITYAELQDRVARLAGALRAKGVEKGDRVIIYMPMVPEALEAMLACGRIGAIHSVVFGGFAANELAVRIDDCTPKAIIAASCGIEPTRVVHYKPLLDAAIDMATHKPDFCVILQREQEVAKLIEGRDVAWHSFQYGVEPADCVPVEGNHPAYILYTSGTTGAPKGVVRPTAGHLVALAWTMRAIYDCGPGDVFWAASDVGWVVGHSYICYAPLIAGCTTIVYEGKPVGTPDAGAFWRVIAEHKVRAFFTAPTALRAIKRDDPEGHLVKDYDLSNLQALYLAGERADPDTVNWAGRHLNVPVVDHWWQTETGYAIAANPLGIEHLPIKVGSPSVAMPGFDVQVLDEGGHPVAPGQLGAIAIKLPLPPGTLPTLWNAEDRFRKSYLAHFPGFYETGDAGYVDEDGYLYIMARTDDVINVAGHRLSTGAMEEVLGFHPDVAECAVIGVSDDLKGQSPLGFLCLNKGCDRPAADIVKECVTLMREKIGPVADFKRAVVVDRLPKTRSGKILRGTMVKIADGQEYKMPATIDDPAILDEIRTALQSLGLAAR; from the coding sequence ATGGCATACCGGGAACTCTATGCGAAATGGAAAGCCGATCCCGAAGGCTATTGGCTGAACGCCGCAGGCGCGATTGATTGGGTCGAACGCCCGCAAACCGCGCTCAACGCCTCGCGTGCGCCGCTTTATGAATGGTTCACCGATGCCCGCGTGAACACCTGCTGGAACGCGGTCGATCGCCACGTCCTCGCCGGTCGCGGCGCGCAGCCCGCCATCATCCATGACAGCCCGGTCACCGGCACCAAACACACCATCACCTATGCCGAATTGCAGGACCGCGTCGCCCGCCTCGCCGGTGCCCTGCGCGCCAAGGGCGTGGAAAAGGGCGACCGCGTCATCATCTACATGCCCATGGTGCCTGAGGCGTTGGAGGCGATGCTCGCCTGTGGCCGCATCGGTGCGATCCATTCCGTCGTCTTCGGCGGTTTCGCCGCCAACGAACTCGCCGTCCGCATCGACGATTGCACCCCCAAAGCCATCATCGCGGCAAGCTGCGGGATCGAACCCACCCGCGTCGTCCACTACAAACCCCTTCTCGATGCCGCCATCGACATGGCCACCCACAAGCCCGATTTCTGCGTCATCCTGCAACGCGAACAGGAAGTGGCCAAACTGATCGAAGGCCGCGATGTGGCGTGGCACAGCTTCCAATACGGCGTCGAACCCGCCGATTGCGTCCCGGTTGAGGGCAACCACCCCGCCTATATCCTCTACACCTCCGGCACCACCGGCGCGCCCAAGGGCGTGGTCCGCCCCACCGCAGGCCATCTCGTGGCACTGGCTTGGACCATGCGCGCCATCTACGATTGCGGCCCCGGCGATGTCTTCTGGGCCGCCTCCGATGTGGGCTGGGTCGTGGGCCATAGCTATATCTGCTACGCCCCCCTCATCGCGGGCTGCACCACCATCGTCTATGAAGGCAAACCCGTCGGCACCCCCGATGCCGGGGCCTTCTGGCGGGTGATCGCGGAACACAAGGTCCGCGCTTTCTTCACCGCCCCCACCGCATTGCGCGCCATCAAACGCGACGATCCCGAAGGCCATCTGGTCAAGGATTACGATCTGTCGAACCTGCAAGCGCTCTACCTCGCCGGGGAACGCGCCGATCCCGACACTGTCAACTGGGCAGGCCGCCATCTGAACGTGCCGGTCGTCGATCACTGGTGGCAGACGGAAACCGGCTATGCCATCGCGGCTAATCCCCTTGGCATCGAACACCTTCCCATCAAGGTGGGCTCCCCGTCCGTCGCCATGCCCGGCTTTGACGTGCAGGTGCTGGACGAAGGCGGCCACCCAGTCGCCCCCGGCCAGCTTGGCGCCATCGCCATCAAGCTGCCCCTGCCCCCCGGCACCCTGCCCACCTTGTGGAACGCCGAAGACCGCTTCCGCAAATCCTACCTCGCCCATTTCCCCGGCTTTTATGAAACCGGCGATGCGGGCTATGTGGATGAAGACGGCTATCTCTACATCATGGCGCGCACCGACGACGTCATCAACGTCGCAGGCCACCGCCTGTCGACCGGCGCGATGGAAGAGGTGCTGGGTTTCCACCCCGACGTCGCCGAATGCGCCGTGATCGGCGTCTCGGACGATCTCAAGGGCCAATCCCCCCTTGGCTTTCTCTGCCTGAACAAGGGCTGCGACCGCCCCGCCGCCGATATCGTCAAGGAATGCGTCACCCTGATGCGCGAAAAGATCGGCCCCGTCGCCGATTTCAAACGCGCCGTCGTGGTGGACCGCCTGCCCAAGACGCGCTCGGGGAAAATCCTGCGCGGCACCATGGTGAAAATCGCCGACGGGCAGGAATACAAGATGCCCGCCACCATCGACGACCCCGCCATTCTGGATGAGATTCGCACCGCGCTGCAAAGCCTCGGCCTCGCCGCGCGCTGA
- a CDS encoding cytidine deaminase: MSLLLAATEVREKAYAPYSRFKVGAALRTTSGAVFVGCNVENVAYPEGTCAEAGAIAAMVAGGETRIAEVVVIADSPEPVPPCGGCRQKIAEFAAQDVQVTLCTTDGKARVMTVAELLPGVFTAAHMDRV, encoded by the coding sequence ATGTCCCTGCTTCTTGCTGCCACAGAGGTTCGCGAAAAGGCCTATGCGCCCTATTCCCGCTTCAAGGTGGGCGCGGCGCTGCGTACGACCAGCGGGGCGGTCTTTGTCGGCTGCAATGTGGAGAATGTGGCCTATCCCGAAGGCACCTGCGCCGAGGCGGGGGCGATTGCCGCCATGGTGGCGGGCGGCGAGACGCGGATTGCCGAGGTGGTGGTGATCGCCGACAGCCCCGAACCGGTGCCGCCCTGTGGCGGGTGCCGGCAGAAGATCGCGGAGTTTGCGGCGCAGGATGTGCAGGTCACGCTCTGTACCACGGATGGGAAGGCCCGCGTGATGACAGTGGCCGAGTTGCTGCCCGGCGTGTTCACCGCCGCGCATATGGACCGGGTTTGA
- a CDS encoding cupin domain-containing protein, which translates to MFEVKGETRAEMRLPTQELRDDLPFWTKKLGFRLDMIYPADNPEVAVLSGYGLRLRIQKGATEHPGTVRILTDEEGFAGGETLLIAPNGTRVEIDKANPPLVLPPTEHAFVVRRLADQAPWIIGRAGMEYRDLVPSRLGGAMIASHIRIPDGGPVPDMVHFHRVGFQLIFCISGWVDVVYEDQGPPIRLTAGDCFIQPPEIRHRVLHASDGIEVIEIGVPAEHVTEIDHDMELPTPHLRPEREWQGQRFVYDQGAKGEFRPFRLPGFVARDTTIHGATQGVASVMVARPDGGATAWTKHQGDILFTFVMQGSFTLEGEGKEPFALSPGDAFVIPPGMATRYGDPSPDLELLEVTLPGNPETKVI; encoded by the coding sequence ATGTTTGAAGTCAAAGGCGAAACCCGGGCAGAGATGCGCCTGCCGACGCAGGAGTTGCGCGACGATCTGCCGTTCTGGACCAAGAAACTGGGGTTCCGGCTGGATATGATCTATCCCGCCGACAACCCGGAAGTGGCGGTGCTGTCGGGGTATGGCCTTCGGCTGCGGATCCAGAAGGGCGCGACAGAGCATCCCGGAACGGTGCGGATCCTGACGGATGAGGAGGGGTTCGCCGGGGGCGAGACGCTTTTGATCGCGCCAAATGGCACGCGGGTCGAGATCGACAAAGCCAACCCGCCGCTGGTGTTGCCGCCGACGGAACATGCTTTTGTCGTGCGGCGGCTGGCGGATCAGGCGCCGTGGATCATTGGCCGGGCGGGAATGGAATATCGCGATCTGGTGCCATCGCGGCTGGGCGGTGCGATGATTGCCAGCCATATCCGCATCCCCGATGGCGGGCCTGTGCCGGACATGGTGCATTTCCATCGGGTGGGCTTTCAGCTGATCTTCTGCATCAGCGGCTGGGTCGATGTGGTGTATGAGGATCAGGGGCCACCCATCCGCCTGACAGCGGGGGATTGCTTTATCCAGCCACCCGAGATTCGCCACCGCGTGCTGCATGCCAGCGACGGGATTGAGGTGATCGAGATTGGCGTTCCCGCCGAACATGTGACCGAGATCGACCACGACATGGAATTGCCGACGCCGCATCTGCGCCCCGAGCGGGAATGGCAGGGGCAGCGCTTTGTCTATGATCAGGGGGCAAAAGGGGAGTTTCGCCCCTTCCGCCTGCCGGGGTTTGTGGCGCGCGATACCACCATCCATGGGGCGACGCAGGGGGTGGCCTCGGTCATGGTGGCGCGGCCCGATGGCGGGGCGACCGCCTGGACGAAACATCAGGGGGACATCCTGTTCACCTTTGTGATGCAGGGCAGCTTCACGCTGGAGGGAGAGGGGAAAGAGCCCTTCGCCCTGTCGCCGGGCGATGCCTTTGTGATCCCGCCGGGGATGGCCACGCGCTACGGCGATCCGTCGCCGGATCTGGAATTGCTGGAGGTGACACTGCCGGGGAACCCGGAGACGAAGGTGATTTAG
- a CDS encoding adenosine deaminase, giving the protein MAKVELHLHLEGAAPPAFIRSLAKQKKADIGGIFDEKGDYKYKDFWDFLKVYEAATSVLTRPEDYARLTLAVLEESAAAGVVYSETFLSPDFCGGRDIGAWREYLHAIREAADQAERDMGIVLRGIITCIRHFGPDKARETARCAADTAGDWIVGFGIAGDEKVGKPKDFLWSFDCAREAGLRLTAHAGEWGGPESVRDAVRDLGVERIGHGVRAIEDLALVDELVEKGIVLEVCPGSNIALGIYPGWRQHPIGELYRRGVKVTISTDDPPFFHTTMAREYDRLNAAFDWDEGVFAGIARASLDAAFCDGDTREKVLKKL; this is encoded by the coding sequence ATGGCGAAGGTGGAGTTGCACCTGCATCTGGAAGGGGCGGCACCGCCTGCCTTTATCCGCAGTCTGGCAAAGCAGAAGAAGGCCGATATCGGCGGCATCTTCGATGAGAAGGGCGATTACAAATACAAGGACTTTTGGGATTTCCTGAAGGTCTATGAGGCGGCAACCTCGGTGCTGACCCGGCCCGAGGATTATGCGCGCCTGACGCTGGCGGTGCTGGAGGAAAGCGCGGCGGCGGGGGTGGTTTATTCCGAGACGTTCCTATCGCCCGATTTCTGTGGCGGGCGCGATATCGGCGCGTGGCGGGAATATCTGCACGCGATCCGCGAGGCGGCGGATCAGGCAGAGCGCGATATGGGCATCGTGCTGCGCGGGATCATCACCTGCATCCGCCATTTCGGCCCCGACAAAGCGCGCGAAACCGCGCGCTGTGCGGCGGATACGGCGGGCGACTGGATCGTGGGTTTCGGCATTGCCGGGGATGAAAAGGTGGGCAAGCCCAAGGATTTCCTGTGGTCCTTCGACTGTGCGCGCGAGGCGGGGCTGCGGCTGACAGCCCATGCCGGGGAATGGGGCGGGCCGGAGAGTGTGCGCGACGCGGTGCGCGATCTGGGGGTAGAGCGGATCGGGCACGGCGTGCGGGCCATCGAAGACCTGGCGCTGGTGGACGAGTTGGTCGAAAAAGGCATCGTGCTGGAGGTTTGCCCCGGATCGAACATCGCGCTGGGGATCTATCCCGGCTGGCGGCAGCATCCGATTGGCGAGTTGTATCGGCGCGGGGTCAAGGTGACCATTTCCACCGATGACCCGCCGTTCTTTCACACCACGATGGCGCGGGAATATGACCGGCTGAACGCGGCGTTCGACTGGGATGAGGGGGTTTTCGCCGGGATTGCGCGGGCGTCGCTTGACGCGGCCTTTTGCGACGGCGATACGCGGGAAAAGGTGCTGAAAAAGCTGTAA